Genomic segment of Panicum virgatum strain AP13 chromosome 2K, P.virgatum_v5, whole genome shotgun sequence:
CTGCTTACCTCCTCACAAAAGAACTTTGGCCGCCGCGCAACTGGACATGCATCCACGAGGCCCTTGACGCCAGCCATGGTCATGAACGTGTCCGAAACTCCAGTCCTCGTCCGTTAGCTCGGACTCGTGAGCTAGGCCATGCACGGAGAATAAAAATAGATTCAAAAAACGCAAAGAAGTCGCAGCGTTTCCGAGGACACGCACAGTGCCATTTTCAGTCTCTGAGCCAAGGTGGATCGAGGACCACAGAGGTTGGATTCCATAAATACCAGCGAGGCAGCGAACGTCCAGTACACTGTACCACGCACATCGCACCGTACCATTGATCGATCGAGCAGCCGCTGATGGCAGCGGAGCACGCCGAGCTTGGACCAGATCCAACGAGCGGTGATCACCTGGAGCGCCCGTCTAACCCTCGGCAGGGCAGCCCGGCCGGGGCTGAATTTCTCTATCCAAACTTTattattcacctatcacattaaATCTTTTGTCTTATAtatagagcattaaatataaataaataaaaaactaattgcatagttttaatgtacacgacgagacgaatcttttaagcctaattaagtTATTATatgacaacaattaccacaaacaaacaaaaaatactaCAATGCGCTACAGTATTCAATGTGACTTTTTTTTACCACcgttttacggatctaaacacaacaCCGCACGGCTTAGATTATTGCCAGGACGTATTACGACTCTACGAGGGGCGGGCATGGTGTTGCATTCTCTCTGCCGGTAGCCGGCCGGGCTGCCTACCTGCAGCTGCAAACGTATGCGCCACCGCACGCTTCCGTGGCTCCAGGTGGACACCCAGCGCCGGGCCCCCACCTGCCAGTCCCCCGGCCATGCGGACCCCGGTTCTGCGGTAGAGAACAAAAACTTTGTGGCCCCGGCCCGGCCGTCGTCAGATTCTCGCTCTGTCACCGCCCACGCCTAGCCTACTATATAGGCTTATAGCCTAGCTCATGCAACGTGCGTACGGCCGAGCCGTCGGAGTTGGCTTCCACCCACAGCTGGAGCGCAGACGCGGCGCAGGCATGCAGCAGGAGGAGCAGAAAGCGGAGCACGACACGATGCAAAGGAGGAAGACGAAGGAAGAGGGGAGCCTGGCCGCCTGGCCGGGCCGGAAGAAAGGCCGGCGCCGCTGCATTTCCGGCTGCCGCGCCTACGACCTTTcctcgctcgccgtcgccgcctcgtgGTCGTGCGTGCGCCCCCGGGGCGACCTCTGCCGTGCCGTGCTGCGCGCACGCGAGGAGGCAGTGCCGTGGCACGCGGCGGGCTCATAAACCAAGGAAAGGTCGCATCGCAGCAATATTGGCGTGTTCGGGGCTCTCCTTTCGGTCCCGGACTTCCACATAGCACCCGGCTGGCAACTGGCATGGCTGCCTCGTCGCTTCCGGTCCGgcggtcgtcctcctcctcctccttttgcaGCGAATGACAAAAGCTCACTACTAGGACAGCACGATCGGAGACCACTGTTCTACTGCTACTACTCCGGTGGATGCAACTCTGCAAAGTCCACGACGAGACGCCATGAATGCCAAGGCGCATCGGCATTGTGCCCGGGAATTGAAGGCGAGCaagggccggggccggggccgggagaGTAAAAGTGGAAAGGTCACCAGGGCACGAGGCGCAGCGACACGGCGCCTTGGCCGCCGGGGCTGGGGCTGGATGCCATGCAAGCTCTCGCAGGCGAACTCCATGCCGTCACCATCCATCGGCCCTCGTTTCAGGAGTCAGGACAACCTTAACACGGCTCGCGAAACCGGGGGAGGAGTTAATGTGGGTGGAGCTCTCTCTCGCGCCGACAGTTGAAAGCGCATTGATGAACTAggcacagagagagagagacctaAAGGACAAGCGAAGAACACATCATCATGTGCACAGTGCCAGTGCATCTGCACAATGCACCGAGGGCGGAGAGGCTTTACCAAGGTCCATGGGAGAAGGGACAGAACCAAGTCCTCCATAGGCCATAGACCATGGTAAAAGTAATTTGGAAATGTTAGCAATGCAAGGGCAAGTCGCAAGCGGGGCACAGGCTCCTCCgatcctcctccatggcctgaacaagaacaagcaaaTGGATCGGACGGAGTGGTAGTACGGGGCATGAGGTCCAGAGAGAAGACAAGGGAAGGGTATAGAGAATGCAACAGTGGCCTATCTTCTTTAGGAGCGGCAGCAGGTAGTAACGAGCAATGGAACCATGTGTTGTAAAACCATCTGCTGATCCCGGGGCGAGCAGGCCGGCCCCAAGCAGCCACAAAAAAATATAAGAGGACACACAAACAGAATCCATGCAGCCGCAAATCCCCAGATACATTTCCTCGCCGGCAGACGGCACCCGATCCGTCGATGGATCGATCGGCTGCGCGAGTCGCAAAGACCAAAGTACATTCTCATGGAGAAGAAGACGACGAAGACGAAGCAAACAAACAGGCAAATGGCCATGCCGCAGGAATTAATTAACAAACAACGAACACCAACAAGTACGGTTAAATGACAAATGAAAGAACCGCctaatgaagccaagaaagaACCATCGATCGAGCCGCTCTCTACGCGTTACTACTGAAACTAACCTACGCCGCCGCGAGGGCGCCGGACGCCGGACCCGGACGCTAACGAATCGAAGAAGATGCGCGGACGGAGTACCTACCGGAGGCCGGCCCCGGCCGCCGTCCACGCATCAGCAGCCGCCCCTGGGCCGGGATCGACCGATCCGGTGTGCATGCGGCCGGGGGTGAGGATGAGCCGATCGGTGTGGTGCCGCTGCGGAGCGGCGCTACGGCTTCTTGCCAAGGGTGTGCTTGTTGTTGTGCATCCACACCTTGAGCACGTGGCGCTTGACGCCGACCTCGTCGCATAACTGCTGCACGGCGGCctcgtcgtgcttctggatgcGCCACCCCACGCGCTCCGCGAACGCCAGCATCCTGTCCTTCTGCTCCTGCGTGAACTTAGTGCGGAACCGCTTCTTGCCGGACCCGGACCCGCCCGAGCCGGagggcccggcgccgccgcccagggacATGCCGCCCAGCGGGACCATGGTCGACATGGGCCCGGCCATCCCGGGCAggtcctcgccgtcgtcgcgccCGCTGTGGGAGGTGGCCGGCAGCGCCAGCGGCcgcggcgcgtgcgcggcggccgccgcggccatgtggagcggctggtggtggtggaagtAGCCGGCCGGGGTGCGGTAGTAGGGCGAGAACTggtggtgcggcgcggcgccgtaGGCGACCAGCGCGGCGGGGGAGACGTGCGAGCCCTCGGAGGTCGGGGACTCCTTGCGGTGGAAGTTGCGGTGGCAGTTGCACGCGGCGCAGCGGAGCGCGTCGAGCGtgccctcctcgccggcggccatgaACTCGCCGCACCCGTCCACGGCGTGGCCGCCGATGTTGACGGCGTGGTTCTTGAGGCACTCGCGGtacctgcccccgccgccgtggccccccGGGGCCTTGGCGAGGGGGACGGGCTCGCCGGGCGGCTtgggcggcgccgcgccgccgaaccCGGCCGCCAGCGGCGGGGTCTCGTAGCTGGAGCTCACGGGCATCGGCGTCATCTCctcgtcgacgtcgtcgtggtCAACGAAGTCCATGGCCGTCGTcggccagcagcggcggcggccggcggcaggtgTTTCTTGTGCCTGGCCTGTGCAGCGGGTGCTCTCTCGAGTTATGGCAGGCGAGGGCTAAGAGGGGCTTAGCACGGTTAAGAGCGGGATGAAGAGATAAGAGAGAGTGTGGACACCGTCCGGCTGCAAGTTTTGACGCGCCGCGGTGCCGCAGGAAGGCTGCCGCAAACCGCTAGTGCCTAGGGCGCTGATGtaaccccctctctctctctctctctgcggtCGCATGCCTCATCCATCGTTCAGGGTCGGCCCTCTCTGATctgggccctgtttagttttttcaaaattccaaaactttacaagatttcccatcacatcgaatgtttcaacgcatgcatgaagtattaaatgtagctaaataaaataactaattacacagttagattgtaatttgcgagacgaatcttttgagcctaattaacccatggcgggacaataattatcaaatacaaacgaaagtgctacagtgttttacacccaaatctttacgcaactaaacaaggccctgATCTCTCAGCTGCAGGGCAGGGCCGCGCCGTGAGATTGTGCGCGCGAGGCTCTCTCGCGTCGCGCTCATGTCTTTGCCGCATGGCACGGCTGTCACCCTCGGCGCTGCCCTTTTCAAGTGGGTTTTGGCTCCAGCGCCTTTCGAATTTGCGGTTTAGAATATGTGACCGTGACGCCCGGTCTTTCTTTTCTCCCGGGcctcttcccccccccccccccccccccgaatctATGGATGAATGGGCAGCTTCGGGGTCTTAGCAAAGACATCCACGGTCAAAATCACGCGTAGGGGCAGTACGGTGCCCGGATCAGGTGCCACAACAATCTCCGGGGATATGTTGGGGGTCATCGAGCCTAGCCGCCGCGTACACAGCACGTAGTACAGCACGCACAGGGACCTAGCTAGCAAAGTCAAACCTCTCCTGCATGTTTCCATTCCATGTAGCGTCACCGCGCGCACTAATTGGGGTGCTTTCAGTTTCATGTTGGTAAGCTCTCCTTCCAAAGATCAGAGTCAGACACTAGCGTAGTGATGTGGGCATGACTATCTCTTGAACAAGAGGTAGTCCTTGTTTCTCTCTCTTCCGAGGGTAAAAAATGACGTGGCATAGTTACAGTACGTGCTAACTGACCATCAACTTTGGAGGAGGCCAAATTAAGTGGACGTTGATTCCAAACTAGTCGCTTTCATTGAAACAAACATGATTCATTCCTATGATCAGATTTACTAGTAGTACTAGTAGCTGTGTTTCCTATGATCAAAATCAAATCCAGGTAATGGTGAGCATGGGGCCTCTTCAAACCACGCAATATCTCAAATATATAGGAGCGACGGtcttgtgttggtctgtttggCTCTGCAGAAATACTATTGTTTTTTAGAACAAATTAACACTTTTTTTTGCAGGTAATATACTCGCGACTACACACTGGCTCTGTACATGAACTATCTTTCAACAGCCTACTTCTCAAGGTGTGCTTGTGGCGGCATCTGGGTTCTTGGAGAGGGCGGCTAAGGATTTTTTTTACCCGGGTACATAGTTGGCGGTCTAATTTTAGGATTGACAGTCATTACTTTGTCCTTTTGTGTTTCAGACTATTTTAGGCAGTGTGCCGATTAACATAGGTCAGGAAAATTTCGTTGTATCACATTGATGTTACTTCTTGAAATTAATGAAGTttccctttttttaaaaaaaaaagtcgtTGATACGTGATGTAAGGCTTGTAAGCAGCGGGCATCAGGCTTCTCCCACAGCGTTGAACTGTGGGGGAAGCGCCGAGAGCGCGTCACCTTCGACTtcgaggggaggagaggagcaaGACAGCAGGCTAGGGGTGGGcattcggtctattcgggtatttcggttcggtctattcgggtttTGCAAATTTCGGGTTTCAAAAAATGAGAACCGAAATTTTAAAAACAAAATTAGGAACCgaacccgaatagaccgaataTTTCGGTTCGGTCTATTCGGTCCACCGAATTAACCGAATAATAAACACACTCTCATCTTccatcaaaatatatgcaatgaaTAGTTAAATAGAAGTACGAGTAATAGCGATAAGTAACTATGAAAAAATAGCATAATGAAATAGACATACAAATATTAAGATGAGATAACAACTATTAGCTAATAAGTTCAAAAATCACATAAGATATCATGGCATACCAAGAGTTTGAATGAATTTCGGGTtattcggtctattcgggtttTGGAGGCTAGgaaccgaacccgaacccgtaCCCCGAATTAAACCATAAGTGTggaccgaacccgaacccgagaacccgaatagaccgacatttcggtctattcggttcggttcggttcggttcggtttttTCGGGTTTTAAACGCCCACCCCTACAGCAGGCCACCGCCGAATCCGCACTGCATGCATCCATACGAACCGTGTACGAGTATACTACTGGAGATCATTTTCGAGTGTATTTTTCCTGTTATTATGATATCCGTTGTACTGAAAAATAGCGACAGAGCTAGCTGGGCATTAATAAATCAGTACTGGAGATAAATAGCATTAAAACGGAATAATACGTCTGCGAGCCGAAGCGCTTGCTGTTTACCTACAGTATAAATGCAGTATGACTCAGCTGTACTTGCATGCGTATGTCTTTACGGATCGCTTTGCAGCTGGAGCCAGAGGAATGTAGTACTACCACTCCTAGTATGAACGAGTACTACTGAACATGGGAGTAGGAGTGTGAGGTCGTCGCAGACTGCCATGTTCTCAGGCCACCCGCAACGGGCTGGCGATTTGGGCAGGAGAGACGGACGGCAGACGCTCTAGCGgagcgctctctctctctctcggcgaGCGTACGAGCTGGCGACGAGATCGTCGCTAGCGACCACTGTACTGCACTGTTCAAtgattagaaaaatcaaaacgcCGGCCAAATCGCCAACCTTTAGACCGACTCCAACAACAAAAGGCAAAGCTATATTTACACCTCCATTTACACTGTGCATGACGAAATCCGTCTCAAACGGATGAGGCAAATGAGAAGGCATTTTCAATCGCGAGGAGAGAGGTGAGCTAAAAATGGATTCCCTCTCTCCTCACAGGCAAATCCGTGCGGCGACGCGCAGAGGAGCTGCAGCAGCGCGTGGCTGGGCAGAGGCGGAGCCAAGCGGCAGCAGTGAGCGCCGGAGCTAGAAGGAGGAGGGTCGGCACGGTGGGGgaaggggagagaggagggccGCTGGGATtcggccgccgctggcgccatggaccaccgcccgcccgcggtggcgcggagcccggccggcccgcggtggcgcagagctcgcccgcccgcccgcccgcggtGGCGCGTGGATCCGCGGAGGGAGGGAGCCGTGGACGGCGCCTTCGCATCGGCGCGTGGATccgcggaggaggtggcgggcggcgccggagctcgagcgggcggggagggaaggggagtgggcggcgccggcgcctccgcgtcggccgcgcggccgcagccaccggcgggaggaggggagggggcggcggcggcaaatgGAGGGGAGGGAACGGGTGCCGGCTGGCCGGAGCCGCGGCGACGCATTCCCCTCCGCTCTCCGCCGCGACCTTCGCCGGCCTCGAACTCACCGGCCAAGCGGAGGCACGGGCGTGGCGAGCGGAGCCGCGGGCCCGCGCAGCCCTCAGGCGTCTCGAGCTCGAGCGCCGGCCTCACGCGTCTCGAGCTTGAGCTCCGCCAGCTCCGGCGGCGTGCGGGGCGAGCAGCGGCAGCacgcgggccgagcgggggcggagcggcggcggcagtggcggcgcggTGTGGAGCGGGTCGGCTGGGACGGGGAGGCGAGGAGGTTGAGGAGCGGCTGGGACGGGAAAATGCTCTTGCTGTTGGAGACATCGCGATGAGGAGGAAACGTAAAGTACTGTGTATGCGAGGCAAAGGTGGATTTGCATCTGGAAAATGGCTCTCTGTTGGAGTCAGTCTTAGGGACGCCCTCACGCGCACCCAGTTGAAGCGTACTAGTACCAAGTAGCgaagcaaaaagaaaagaaaaggacccCGTGCCGTCGGGTCAACTTCCCCCTGAAATATGCGTCGACTGGAAATGAGAGGGGAATAAACCGGCCGCCCGAGCACTAGCGCAGCAGCGCCTGTCGTGCTCGCGCCGAGGGGGCGAAAAGCATCGGAAATGGCAACGAATGGGCTACCGCGCATCCATCCGCCTGGTCCCCCGGACGCACAAATCCTTCCTCCTCTGGGTCTCGCAGGATCAACGCAACCGCGCGCCGCCTGCCTGAACAGCCTGCTCGATCCATGCACGCGCGAGGTCCGTAAGCAAAcgttggccgccgccggccggccgcttaACCATCCACCAGGACCAGCTAGTAGTCTCCGTTTCCGGTCGGGCCGGGCCTAACGCTTGCCACGCTATCTAATAACAGCTTGCTTGTCCCGTTCGGGCATCAGGCGCCCGCGCGGCGCCAGCTGCCCAGCTAGCTGTTCCCGTCCATCGTCCTTCCCCGCGCGGCCGGCCAGGTGGTTGGCGGCCGGAGCGCACGTGTACGGGCCTGCGCGCTCGGCCCCTGCATGCGCGGCAGGTCTCGCCACTTAGAGATGTGAGGACGTCACCGCCCGCGCACGTTGTTTCTGGATTCTGGAAACGCAGGGCGGCATCGATCGACGACAGTCGTTGCGTTGATTCCGGCGAACCGGGGGAGGCGAGCGAGGGAGAAGACTAGAAgagccggcggcgacggggatTACTAGCTAATTAGGGCCCTGTCTTGGGCCACCGGGGCCTTATCTGGTGCGATAAGGCGGGCGATGAGCGCGCGAGGGGGGTACACGGCTAAGCGCCACAGGCGTCGTGTCGTGGCCACAGGCTAGCTGTCCCCGAACCGCCGCGCCGGAGGTCTGCACCCATCGACCGCCCCAGCGAGCGagcgcggtgctcgtgcgtcgtGGTCCAGCCGTGGCGGTGGGCGCGTAGTAGCAAGCTTCAGCAAGCTAGCTAGCCGCCGGTTGCTTTCGGTGGCAGTTTGGAATTTGGATACGGCTGGCCGGCCGTGCCGTGCCTACGTGATCCAACGGTAAGTACATGGGCGAGGATCAAGCGTATATATACGATCAATGTGATCCAACGGCAGGCGAGGATCAGGATATCACACGCCGCGCGCTCGCTCTCGCACGCACGCCTTTCGTCATGGGTTGCCTTTGCCTCCGTCCGTCGCGACCGACCAGGGACGAATGGACAGGTTCATCCACGGTGGCGCGCGCGGAGCGGCAAAAGCATGCGACAGCGCCGGCCATGCCAGAGAGGCCAGCTGAAAAGACGGGTCGCACATTCCTGCATGCCTGCATGGAGATGAACGCAGGCAGCTGGCAGGCAGGCAGCCATGCATCATGCATggtggcagcgcggcggcgcagggccgaGCGAGCCCTGCCCGGCCATGCGCCGTCAGGTGGGCAGAGGGGGACAAGCGCGGAAGGGAACAAAAGCGCGGCACAtaggccgccgccccgccattggCGCGGACTCTCGCGATGTTCGGACTGCGCCTGCGCGCGCGCAGCCGGTGCGCTCGCCGGCCCGCTGCCCGCTGCTCTGCGGCTGCGCAGGGCGGCATGCAGCGCCATGCGTGCTGCGTGCATGCATGGGAAAGCTCATCGGCGCAGCTGCCCGGGATGGCCCCCCGGAGCAGAGCGGAGGGTGCCAGGGTGGGGGGTGGCCCCCGGCCGAGCGAACGAACGTGAAGGAGGGGTGATGGACGGGAGGCGGCCGGGCCAGCGGCCATGGCGTGCATGCGGCATGCCCGCCTGTGCACGTAGCGCCGCTGGCCGACCTGCAGATCAGATTCACGGTCACGGCTCTGGCTCTGGGCGTGCACTGGGCTCGAGCGAGGCAGCAGAGAGGCGCGCAGCGGCAGCGCAGAGCAGGCGGCCGTCAGCTCGTCACATGATGCATCtgccaggagga
This window contains:
- the LOC120681681 gene encoding zinc-finger homeodomain protein 1-like, with product MDFVDHDDVDEEMTPMPVSSSYETPPLAAGFGGAAPPKPPGEPVPLAKAPGGHGGGGRYRECLKNHAVNIGGHAVDGCGEFMAAGEEGTLDALRCAACNCHRNFHRKESPTSEGSHVSPAALVAYGAAPHHQFSPYYRTPAGYFHHHQPLHMAAAAAAHAPRPLALPATSHSGRDDGEDLPGMAGPMSTMVPLGGMSLGGGAGPSGSGGSGSGKKRFRTKFTQEQKDRMLAFAERVGWRIQKHDEAAVQQLCDEVGVKRHVLKVWMHNNKHTLGKKP